A DNA window from Bombus vancouverensis nearcticus chromosome 6, iyBomVanc1_principal, whole genome shotgun sequence contains the following coding sequences:
- the LOC117157590 gene encoding uncharacterized protein LOC117157590 isoform X20: MADNKEEISELVEKRAGAASEETNQRSSSAHNRHSLTKDVKRRQSLYDEDSLDGDHPSENEGRESTGSAKDVDRAKLVRERQNEERQRKLEELRQQALAAQRFREQREEERRRRIDELKSRDNDRRNQVGERKRAICEAERERREAILRKNQEREARIEAKKKNERSHIVFAFGSSTPRMLEPADTGGSTFWGTRRATSTTNVMMFSAAQPLTRRSSERELDGSKKRATSAGGLDRKPGEDMRMSSSMYEVFNWNSSPDPPLTPAKHKRASLSLPPTTDIFAIDDKSDSDTRRPMIQRAASGEESDGTPGTPSSVYLRVNRRRTDLMPTIPSPRDGPPSSGRSSSAKAFARSPGRTYSMSRLDQLAQPRKRPTELSTLTEQQSQPLSASSMSRSMSHLAASGGKSLKRSDNSRSMGTLPGAVPMPRPTRAERLRRKAREHQNQQQQGIRSGEVTPNSPSRPHSSMSQQSASSVGSSNVNLRPRTAAPRRPRPASIAGTGVSVTERHNLVSEPKSTKDSKPPLPKVHSTPKKSSTPKATEIKKPTEKLVKSAKASPRITPKVTPLQSPGAENAPLIRGSTGEIIKSEVKEDTKLDDKYEEKKDQGTEKTQQEISAAEQGNEEMKKSVVIEQSNSISKQTKDETNLNQENQSTVRSQETPKAAKKEAEAKSENNVEEQVDMSASMIAKIRITTEEEAKAAIAERRRLAREQAEREAELERQRQEEEARLEAERLRAEEEEQRRLEEETLRLANEAREAEEQRLRLAIEEAKRREEEDRRRREEEARQKQEKEEAERKAREEAERQRIEMAERLKREEEERLARRKRVEAIMLRTRGKNQNNTPTKGEGGDGDKLKEDSPNDENKTAPGSKVEDVMTASLISEATQQFISGEQRAHHTENNTTTDIVHNGTHSNGINESKIVLDNNQGNVEGELNGHHTNHGNGINSQSITLDNATVKQNNVTNNLLDLTEFDSLSNSSSGPILQLTSNLANEDTLNSNLNPAAIPFTPMANTYMPTAANANVNPFQDSFMNNKPQDNSQVPDLLS; the protein is encoded by the exons ATGTGAAGCGCCGGCAAAGTCTCTACGACGAGGACTCCCTCGATGGCGATCATCCTAGCGAGAACGAAG GACGGGAGTCGACGGGAAGTGCGAAAGACGTGGACAGGGCGAAGCTCGTCCGTGAGAGACAAAACGAAGAGCGGCAGCGGAAGTTGGAAGAGCTGAGACAGCAAGCTCTCGCCGCGCAACGTTTCCGGGAGCAACGGGAAGAGGAACGCCGAAGGCGCATCGACGAACTCAAATCGCGTGACAACGACAG acGAAACCAAGTCGGAGAGAGAAAGCGGGCGATATGCGAggcggaaagagaaagaagagaggcGATCCTCCGAAAGAATCAAGAGAGAGAAGCTCGTATAGAGGCGAAGAAGAAGAACGAGAGGTCGCACATCGTGTTTGCGTTCGGAAGTTCTACACCGAGGATGTTGGAGCCAGCTGATACCGGTGGCTCCACTTTCTGGGGAACGCGTCGCGCAACCTCTACCACCAATGTAATGATGTTCTCGGCTGCACAGCCGTTGACAAGGAGATCCTCAGAGAGAGAGCTCGATGGTAGCAAGAAGAGAGCCACGTCAGCTGGTGGACTTGACCGGAAACCCGGCGAAG ATATGAGAATGTCCTCGTCCATGTACGAGGTGTTCAATTGGAATTCTAGCCCTGATCCTCCCTTAACCCCCGCCAAACATAAGAGAGCCAGCCTCTCTCTGCCTCCTACAACTGACATCTTTGCCATCGATGATAAGTCTGATAGCGACACTAGGCGTCCGATGATTCAGCGGGCTGCCAGTG GTGAAGAAAGCGACGGAACACCGGGAACCCCTAGCTCGGTTTATCTGCGGGTGAACAGGAGGCGTACCGATCTGATGCCAACGATACCATCGCCGCGTGATGGACCGCCATCATCAGGGCGTAGTTCGAGCGCTAAGGCCTTCGCACGTTCGCCAGGTAGGACTTACTCCATGTCCAGGCTGGACCAACTGGCGCAGCCTAGGAAACGTCCGACAGAACTTAGCACACTGACGGAACAGCAAAGCCAGCCTCTGAGCGCTTCTAGCATGAGTCGCAGCATGTCACATTTAGCTGCGTCCGGAGGCAAGAGCCTCAAACGCTCAGATAACTCTCGTAGCATGGGTACATTGCCAGGCGCGGTTCCAATGCCGAGACCAACCAGAGCCGAGAGACTTCGTCGCAAAGCCCGCGAGCATCAGAACCAACAGCAGCAAG GCATCCGCAGCGGGGAGGTGACACCGAACAGCCCATCACGACCGCACAGCTCCATGAGTCAGCAAAGCGCCAGCAGTGTGGGCAGCAGTAACGTCAATCTGCGTCCTCGTACAGCTGCCCCGCGTCGACCGCGACCTGCTTCTATTGCCGGTACCGGTGTTTCGGTCACAGAACGACACA ATCTAGTGAGCGAACCGAAATCGACGAAGGATTCGAAACCGCCACTGCCAAAGGTCCATAGCACTCCAAAGAAATCATCTACACCGAAAGCGACGGAGATCAAGAAGCCGACAGAGAAACTGGTGAAGAGCGCGAAGGCTTCACCGCGAATAACCCCGAAAGTGACACCGCTGCAAAGCCCTGGAGCCGAGAATGCTCCGCTGATTCGTGGTAGTACCGGAGAGATAATAAAAAGCGAAGTGAAAGAGGATACAAAATTAGACGATAAATACGAAGAGAAGAAAGACCAAGGCACTGAGAAAACACAA CAGGAAATAAGCGCCGCGGAGCAGGGTAACGAAGAAATGAAAAAGTCGGTTGTTATCGAACAATCCAATTCTATATCGAAGCAAACGAAGGACGAAACTAATTTGAATCAAGAGAATCAATCGACTGTGCGGTCTCAAGAAACACCCAAAGCTGCGAAGAAGGAAGCCGAGGCGAAATCCGAGAATAACGTGGAGGAACAGGTCGATATGTCAG CATCGATGATAGCAAAGATCCGGATCACTACGGAAGAGGAAGCCAAGGCAGCTATAGCTGAACGTAGAAGATTAGCTCGAGAACAGGCTGAACGAGAAGCCGAGCTTGAACGCCAACGACAG GAGGAAGAAGCCCGTTTAGAGGCCGAGAGATTGCGCGCCGAGGAAGAAGAACAACGTCGTTTAGAGGAAGAAACGCTTCGTTTGGCTAATGAAGCTCGTGAAGCCGAGGAGCAGAGACTGAGACTGGCGATTGAGGAAGCAAAACGTCGCGAGGAAGAGGAtaggagaagaagagaagaagaggcTCGTCAGAaacaagagaaagaagaggctgAGCGGAAAGCGAGGGAAGAAGCGGAAAG ACAGCGGATCGAAATGGCAGAACGCCTTAAGagggaagaggaagagagactTGCTAGACGTAAACGTGTCGAGGCGATCATGCTTAGAACTCGGGGCAAGAACCAGAATAATACACCTACGAAA GGTGAAGGTGGTgatggcgataagttgaaagaagATAGTCCTAACGATGAAAATAAAACGGCACCAGGTAGCAAAGTCGAAGATGTTATGACAGCCAGTCTGATATCCGAAGCGACTCAACAATTCATTAGCGGAGAGCAACGAGCTCATCATACAGAAAACAATACTACTACGGACATTGTGCATAACGGCACGCATAGTAATGGCATTAATGAAAGTAAAATTGTGTTGGATAATAATCAGGGTAATGTGGAAGGAGAACTGAATGGTCATCATACAAATCACGGAAACGGTATCAACAGTCAATCAATTACACTGGATAATGCCACCGT CAAACAAAACAACGTGACCAACAACCTGTTAGACCTAACGGAATTCGACTCTCTCAGTAATAGCAGTAGTGGTCCAATACTCCAACTGACATCCAATCTGGCCAATGAAGACACCCTCAACTCGAACCTAAATCCAGCAGCTATACCTTTCACTCCAATGGCTAACACATACATGCCTACCGCTGCTAATGCCAATGTAAATCCGTTCCAGGATTCTTTTATGAACAACAAGCCACAAGATAATAGTCAAGTACCAG ATCTTTTATCATAA
- the LOC117157590 gene encoding uncharacterized protein LOC117157590 isoform X23 yields the protein MGYAFRRSAGAASEETNQRSSSAHNRHSLTKGRESTGSAKDVDRAKLVRERQNEERQRKLEELRQQALAAQRFREQREEERRRRIDELKSRDNDRRNQVGERKRAICEAERERREAILRKNQEREARIEAKKKNERSHIVFAFGSSTPRMLEPADTGGSTFWGTRRATSTTNVMMFSAAQPLTRRSSERELDGSKKRATSAGGLDRKPGEDMRMSSSMYEVFNWNSSPDPPLTPAKHKRASLSLPPTTDIFAIDDKSDSDTRRPMIQRAASGEESDGTPGTPSSVYLRVNRRRTDLMPTIPSPRDGPPSSGRSSSAKAFARSPGRTYSMSRLDQLAQPRKRPTELSTLTEQQSQPLSASSMSRSMSHLAASGGKSLKRSDNSRSMGTLPGAVPMPRPTRAERLRRKAREHQNQQQQGIRSGEVTPNSPSRPHSSMSQQSASSVGSSNVNLRPRTAAPRRPRPASIAGTGVSVTERHNLVSEPKSTKDSKPPLPKVHSTPKKSSTPKATEIKKPTEKLVKSAKASPRITPKVTPLQSPGAENAPLIRGSTGEIIKSEVKEDTKLDDKYEEKKDQGTEKTQQEISAAEQGNEEMKKSVVIEQSNSISKQTKDETNLNQENQSTVRSQETPKAAKKEAEAKSENNVEEQVDMSASMIAKIRITTEEEAKAAIAERRRLAREQAEREAELERQRQEEEARLEAERLRAEEEEQRRLEEETLRLANEAREAEEQRLRLAIEEAKRREEEDRRRREEEARQKQEKEEAERKAREEAERQRIEMAERLKREEEERLARRKRVEAIMLRTRGKNQNNTPTKGEGGDGDKLKEDSPNDENKTAPGSKVEDVMTASLISEATQQFISGEQRAHHTENNTTTDIVHNGTHSNGINESKIVLDNNQGNVEGELNGHHTNHGNGINSQSITLDNATVKQNNVTNNLLDLTEFDSLSNSSSGPILQLTSNLANEDTLNSNLNPAAIPFTPMANTYMPTAANANVNPFQDSFMNNKPQDNSQVPDLLS from the exons GACGGGAGTCGACGGGAAGTGCGAAAGACGTGGACAGGGCGAAGCTCGTCCGTGAGAGACAAAACGAAGAGCGGCAGCGGAAGTTGGAAGAGCTGAGACAGCAAGCTCTCGCCGCGCAACGTTTCCGGGAGCAACGGGAAGAGGAACGCCGAAGGCGCATCGACGAACTCAAATCGCGTGACAACGACAG acGAAACCAAGTCGGAGAGAGAAAGCGGGCGATATGCGAggcggaaagagaaagaagagaggcGATCCTCCGAAAGAATCAAGAGAGAGAAGCTCGTATAGAGGCGAAGAAGAAGAACGAGAGGTCGCACATCGTGTTTGCGTTCGGAAGTTCTACACCGAGGATGTTGGAGCCAGCTGATACCGGTGGCTCCACTTTCTGGGGAACGCGTCGCGCAACCTCTACCACCAATGTAATGATGTTCTCGGCTGCACAGCCGTTGACAAGGAGATCCTCAGAGAGAGAGCTCGATGGTAGCAAGAAGAGAGCCACGTCAGCTGGTGGACTTGACCGGAAACCCGGCGAAG ATATGAGAATGTCCTCGTCCATGTACGAGGTGTTCAATTGGAATTCTAGCCCTGATCCTCCCTTAACCCCCGCCAAACATAAGAGAGCCAGCCTCTCTCTGCCTCCTACAACTGACATCTTTGCCATCGATGATAAGTCTGATAGCGACACTAGGCGTCCGATGATTCAGCGGGCTGCCAGTG GTGAAGAAAGCGACGGAACACCGGGAACCCCTAGCTCGGTTTATCTGCGGGTGAACAGGAGGCGTACCGATCTGATGCCAACGATACCATCGCCGCGTGATGGACCGCCATCATCAGGGCGTAGTTCGAGCGCTAAGGCCTTCGCACGTTCGCCAGGTAGGACTTACTCCATGTCCAGGCTGGACCAACTGGCGCAGCCTAGGAAACGTCCGACAGAACTTAGCACACTGACGGAACAGCAAAGCCAGCCTCTGAGCGCTTCTAGCATGAGTCGCAGCATGTCACATTTAGCTGCGTCCGGAGGCAAGAGCCTCAAACGCTCAGATAACTCTCGTAGCATGGGTACATTGCCAGGCGCGGTTCCAATGCCGAGACCAACCAGAGCCGAGAGACTTCGTCGCAAAGCCCGCGAGCATCAGAACCAACAGCAGCAAG GCATCCGCAGCGGGGAGGTGACACCGAACAGCCCATCACGACCGCACAGCTCCATGAGTCAGCAAAGCGCCAGCAGTGTGGGCAGCAGTAACGTCAATCTGCGTCCTCGTACAGCTGCCCCGCGTCGACCGCGACCTGCTTCTATTGCCGGTACCGGTGTTTCGGTCACAGAACGACACA ATCTAGTGAGCGAACCGAAATCGACGAAGGATTCGAAACCGCCACTGCCAAAGGTCCATAGCACTCCAAAGAAATCATCTACACCGAAAGCGACGGAGATCAAGAAGCCGACAGAGAAACTGGTGAAGAGCGCGAAGGCTTCACCGCGAATAACCCCGAAAGTGACACCGCTGCAAAGCCCTGGAGCCGAGAATGCTCCGCTGATTCGTGGTAGTACCGGAGAGATAATAAAAAGCGAAGTGAAAGAGGATACAAAATTAGACGATAAATACGAAGAGAAGAAAGACCAAGGCACTGAGAAAACACAA CAGGAAATAAGCGCCGCGGAGCAGGGTAACGAAGAAATGAAAAAGTCGGTTGTTATCGAACAATCCAATTCTATATCGAAGCAAACGAAGGACGAAACTAATTTGAATCAAGAGAATCAATCGACTGTGCGGTCTCAAGAAACACCCAAAGCTGCGAAGAAGGAAGCCGAGGCGAAATCCGAGAATAACGTGGAGGAACAGGTCGATATGTCAG CATCGATGATAGCAAAGATCCGGATCACTACGGAAGAGGAAGCCAAGGCAGCTATAGCTGAACGTAGAAGATTAGCTCGAGAACAGGCTGAACGAGAAGCCGAGCTTGAACGCCAACGACAG GAGGAAGAAGCCCGTTTAGAGGCCGAGAGATTGCGCGCCGAGGAAGAAGAACAACGTCGTTTAGAGGAAGAAACGCTTCGTTTGGCTAATGAAGCTCGTGAAGCCGAGGAGCAGAGACTGAGACTGGCGATTGAGGAAGCAAAACGTCGCGAGGAAGAGGAtaggagaagaagagaagaagaggcTCGTCAGAaacaagagaaagaagaggctgAGCGGAAAGCGAGGGAAGAAGCGGAAAG ACAGCGGATCGAAATGGCAGAACGCCTTAAGagggaagaggaagagagactTGCTAGACGTAAACGTGTCGAGGCGATCATGCTTAGAACTCGGGGCAAGAACCAGAATAATACACCTACGAAA GGTGAAGGTGGTgatggcgataagttgaaagaagATAGTCCTAACGATGAAAATAAAACGGCACCAGGTAGCAAAGTCGAAGATGTTATGACAGCCAGTCTGATATCCGAAGCGACTCAACAATTCATTAGCGGAGAGCAACGAGCTCATCATACAGAAAACAATACTACTACGGACATTGTGCATAACGGCACGCATAGTAATGGCATTAATGAAAGTAAAATTGTGTTGGATAATAATCAGGGTAATGTGGAAGGAGAACTGAATGGTCATCATACAAATCACGGAAACGGTATCAACAGTCAATCAATTACACTGGATAATGCCACCGT CAAACAAAACAACGTGACCAACAACCTGTTAGACCTAACGGAATTCGACTCTCTCAGTAATAGCAGTAGTGGTCCAATACTCCAACTGACATCCAATCTGGCCAATGAAGACACCCTCAACTCGAACCTAAATCCAGCAGCTATACCTTTCACTCCAATGGCTAACACATACATGCCTACCGCTGCTAATGCCAATGTAAATCCGTTCCAGGATTCTTTTATGAACAACAAGCCACAAGATAATAGTCAAGTACCAG ATCTTTTATCATAA
- the LOC117157590 gene encoding uncharacterized protein LOC117157590 isoform X19: MGYAFRRSAGAASEETNQRSSSAHNRHSLTKDVKRRQSLYDEDSLDGDHPSENEGRESTGSAKDVDRAKLVRERQNEERQRKLEELRQQALAAQRFREQREEERRRRIDELKSRDNDRRNQVGERKRAICEAERERREAILRKNQEREARIEAKKKNERSHIVFAFGSSTPRMLEPADTGGSTFWGTRRATSTTNVMMFSAAQPLTRRSSERELDGSKKRATSAGGLDRKPGEDMRMSSSMYEVFNWNSSPDPPLTPAKHKRASLSLPPTTDIFAIDDKSDSDTRRPMIQRAASGEESDGTPGTPSSVYLRVNRRRTDLMPTIPSPRDGPPSSGRSSSAKAFARSPGRTYSMSRLDQLAQPRKRPTELSTLTEQQSQPLSASSMSRSMSHLAASGGKSLKRSDNSRSMGTLPGAVPMPRPTRAERLRRKAREHQNQQQQGIRSGEVTPNSPSRPHSSMSQQSASSVGSSNVNLRPRTAAPRRPRPASIAGTGVSVTERHNLVSEPKSTKDSKPPLPKVHSTPKKSSTPKATEIKKPTEKLVKSAKASPRITPKVTPLQSPGAENAPLIRGSTGEIIKSEVKEDTKLDDKYEEKKDQGTEKTQQEISAAEQGNEEMKKSVVIEQSNSISKQTKDETNLNQENQSTVRSQETPKAAKKEAEAKSENNVEEQVDMSASMIAKIRITTEEEAKAAIAERRRLAREQAEREAELERQRQEEEARLEAERLRAEEEEQRRLEEETLRLANEAREAEEQRLRLAIEEAKRREEEDRRRREEEARQKQEKEEAERKAREEAERQRIEMAERLKREEEERLARRKRVEAIMLRTRGKNQNNTPTKGEGGDGDKLKEDSPNDENKTAPGSKVEDVMTASLISEATQQFISGEQRAHHTENNTTTDIVHNGTHSNGINESKIVLDNNQGNVEGELNGHHTNHGNGINSQSITLDNATVKQNNVTNNLLDLTEFDSLSNSSSGPILQLTSNLANEDTLNSNLNPAAIPFTPMANTYMPTAANANVNPFQDSFMNNKPQDNSQVPDLLS; encoded by the exons ATGTGAAGCGCCGGCAAAGTCTCTACGACGAGGACTCCCTCGATGGCGATCATCCTAGCGAGAACGAAG GACGGGAGTCGACGGGAAGTGCGAAAGACGTGGACAGGGCGAAGCTCGTCCGTGAGAGACAAAACGAAGAGCGGCAGCGGAAGTTGGAAGAGCTGAGACAGCAAGCTCTCGCCGCGCAACGTTTCCGGGAGCAACGGGAAGAGGAACGCCGAAGGCGCATCGACGAACTCAAATCGCGTGACAACGACAG acGAAACCAAGTCGGAGAGAGAAAGCGGGCGATATGCGAggcggaaagagaaagaagagaggcGATCCTCCGAAAGAATCAAGAGAGAGAAGCTCGTATAGAGGCGAAGAAGAAGAACGAGAGGTCGCACATCGTGTTTGCGTTCGGAAGTTCTACACCGAGGATGTTGGAGCCAGCTGATACCGGTGGCTCCACTTTCTGGGGAACGCGTCGCGCAACCTCTACCACCAATGTAATGATGTTCTCGGCTGCACAGCCGTTGACAAGGAGATCCTCAGAGAGAGAGCTCGATGGTAGCAAGAAGAGAGCCACGTCAGCTGGTGGACTTGACCGGAAACCCGGCGAAG ATATGAGAATGTCCTCGTCCATGTACGAGGTGTTCAATTGGAATTCTAGCCCTGATCCTCCCTTAACCCCCGCCAAACATAAGAGAGCCAGCCTCTCTCTGCCTCCTACAACTGACATCTTTGCCATCGATGATAAGTCTGATAGCGACACTAGGCGTCCGATGATTCAGCGGGCTGCCAGTG GTGAAGAAAGCGACGGAACACCGGGAACCCCTAGCTCGGTTTATCTGCGGGTGAACAGGAGGCGTACCGATCTGATGCCAACGATACCATCGCCGCGTGATGGACCGCCATCATCAGGGCGTAGTTCGAGCGCTAAGGCCTTCGCACGTTCGCCAGGTAGGACTTACTCCATGTCCAGGCTGGACCAACTGGCGCAGCCTAGGAAACGTCCGACAGAACTTAGCACACTGACGGAACAGCAAAGCCAGCCTCTGAGCGCTTCTAGCATGAGTCGCAGCATGTCACATTTAGCTGCGTCCGGAGGCAAGAGCCTCAAACGCTCAGATAACTCTCGTAGCATGGGTACATTGCCAGGCGCGGTTCCAATGCCGAGACCAACCAGAGCCGAGAGACTTCGTCGCAAAGCCCGCGAGCATCAGAACCAACAGCAGCAAG GCATCCGCAGCGGGGAGGTGACACCGAACAGCCCATCACGACCGCACAGCTCCATGAGTCAGCAAAGCGCCAGCAGTGTGGGCAGCAGTAACGTCAATCTGCGTCCTCGTACAGCTGCCCCGCGTCGACCGCGACCTGCTTCTATTGCCGGTACCGGTGTTTCGGTCACAGAACGACACA ATCTAGTGAGCGAACCGAAATCGACGAAGGATTCGAAACCGCCACTGCCAAAGGTCCATAGCACTCCAAAGAAATCATCTACACCGAAAGCGACGGAGATCAAGAAGCCGACAGAGAAACTGGTGAAGAGCGCGAAGGCTTCACCGCGAATAACCCCGAAAGTGACACCGCTGCAAAGCCCTGGAGCCGAGAATGCTCCGCTGATTCGTGGTAGTACCGGAGAGATAATAAAAAGCGAAGTGAAAGAGGATACAAAATTAGACGATAAATACGAAGAGAAGAAAGACCAAGGCACTGAGAAAACACAA CAGGAAATAAGCGCCGCGGAGCAGGGTAACGAAGAAATGAAAAAGTCGGTTGTTATCGAACAATCCAATTCTATATCGAAGCAAACGAAGGACGAAACTAATTTGAATCAAGAGAATCAATCGACTGTGCGGTCTCAAGAAACACCCAAAGCTGCGAAGAAGGAAGCCGAGGCGAAATCCGAGAATAACGTGGAGGAACAGGTCGATATGTCAG CATCGATGATAGCAAAGATCCGGATCACTACGGAAGAGGAAGCCAAGGCAGCTATAGCTGAACGTAGAAGATTAGCTCGAGAACAGGCTGAACGAGAAGCCGAGCTTGAACGCCAACGACAG GAGGAAGAAGCCCGTTTAGAGGCCGAGAGATTGCGCGCCGAGGAAGAAGAACAACGTCGTTTAGAGGAAGAAACGCTTCGTTTGGCTAATGAAGCTCGTGAAGCCGAGGAGCAGAGACTGAGACTGGCGATTGAGGAAGCAAAACGTCGCGAGGAAGAGGAtaggagaagaagagaagaagaggcTCGTCAGAaacaagagaaagaagaggctgAGCGGAAAGCGAGGGAAGAAGCGGAAAG ACAGCGGATCGAAATGGCAGAACGCCTTAAGagggaagaggaagagagactTGCTAGACGTAAACGTGTCGAGGCGATCATGCTTAGAACTCGGGGCAAGAACCAGAATAATACACCTACGAAA GGTGAAGGTGGTgatggcgataagttgaaagaagATAGTCCTAACGATGAAAATAAAACGGCACCAGGTAGCAAAGTCGAAGATGTTATGACAGCCAGTCTGATATCCGAAGCGACTCAACAATTCATTAGCGGAGAGCAACGAGCTCATCATACAGAAAACAATACTACTACGGACATTGTGCATAACGGCACGCATAGTAATGGCATTAATGAAAGTAAAATTGTGTTGGATAATAATCAGGGTAATGTGGAAGGAGAACTGAATGGTCATCATACAAATCACGGAAACGGTATCAACAGTCAATCAATTACACTGGATAATGCCACCGT CAAACAAAACAACGTGACCAACAACCTGTTAGACCTAACGGAATTCGACTCTCTCAGTAATAGCAGTAGTGGTCCAATACTCCAACTGACATCCAATCTGGCCAATGAAGACACCCTCAACTCGAACCTAAATCCAGCAGCTATACCTTTCACTCCAATGGCTAACACATACATGCCTACCGCTGCTAATGCCAATGTAAATCCGTTCCAGGATTCTTTTATGAACAACAAGCCACAAGATAATAGTCAAGTACCAG ATCTTTTATCATAA